The stretch of DNA CACACTTTGCCCGATGGCCATGCACGTGGCCTTTCTGTACATCGATATCCTCCGCTATGGCGGCGAGATTCCCGGTCAGCCCAAGGGCACGGCCGTATTCTGCTGCCCCGATGCCGACACGATCAACGTCTTCAAAGTCGAACGCCTCACGACAGACTCACCTTCGAAAAACAGCCTGCCGGAATAATAAAAAGCCGCGGTGTTTTCGGACCGAAAATTCAGCTCTCAATCTTCTATAAATATTCCCAATGATCTTACAAGCTCATTGGAAACAGGACGCATCGATCATGTTCAGAGCGTCGTTTTTCACCGGCTTTGCGCAGTGGTTGAGTGCGTTGGAGAGCATGTCGGTATTCCCCATCAGCTTGCGATCTTTAACGGTATTACCGTTAATCCAAACATCAAAGGCACACTACGCGTAAAACCGGAGTTCTGGCGAAGATATGCTGCGCTGAGTGTACGCAGCTGGAGCCACAAGGGCAAGAACCGTAAAAATGATAGTTCGGGCTGCGGCGCCTGATCCGCAGCAATGGAAAGGAGCGACCATCATGAAACTGACGTTTTTGGGACACGCCTGTTTCGATCTGTTCGACGGGGCGTATCACGTGCTCACCGATCCGTATCTGACGGGCAATGTGCTGGCCGCGGCGAAGGCCGACGAGGTGGCGGCCGATTTCATCCTCGTCAGCCACTGCCACGGCGACCACCTCGGCGACACGCTCGACATCGCCCGGCGCACGGGCGCGACGGTGGTCGGCGTGGCCGAACTGCGCGGCATGCTGACGGAGGCGGGGCTGAAAAGCTGTCTCGGCAACATCGGCGGCTGGGGGCCGATGCCGTTCGGACGCGTCAAGCTGCTTCAGGCGATCCACGGCAGCGGCCTGCCGGGCGCGCTGGCCTGCGGTTTTCTGATCGGGATCGGCGGCAAAAAAATTTATTTCGCCGGCGACACGGCTTTTTACGGCGACATGGCGCTGCTGGCCGAGGAAAAGCTCGACGCGGCGCTGCTGCCGATCGGCGACTTTTACACGATGGGGCCGGACGACGCGGCCCGCGCCGCCCGGGCCGTGGGCGCGAAGATCACCGTGCCCATGCATTACGACACGTTCCCGGCCATCAGACAGGATCCGCAGGCGTTCAAAGCGCTCTGCGAACCGGCCGTCAAGGTCGCGGTGCTGCGGCCCGGCGAGTCTCTCGAGCTGTAATTTTTCCGCAAAGATTCGTCGCGCTCTTGCGCTTCGCAGGAGATTGTGTTATCATACCCGTCAATCAAACAGCGCAACTTTTTATCAAGAGTCAGGGGAGAGAGTCAGCTCGACGATCCTGCACCAACCTGCCCGCGTGGGAA from Pyramidobacter piscolens W5455 encodes:
- a CDS encoding metal-dependent hydrolase — encoded protein: MKLTFLGHACFDLFDGAYHVLTDPYLTGNVLAAAKADEVAADFILVSHCHGDHLGDTLDIARRTGATVVGVAELRGMLTEAGLKSCLGNIGGWGPMPFGRVKLLQAIHGSGLPGALACGFLIGIGGKKIYFAGDTAFYGDMALLAEEKLDAALLPIGDFYTMGPDDAARAARAVGAKITVPMHYDTFPAIRQDPQAFKALCEPAVKVAVLRPGESLEL
- a CDS encoding TIGR04076 family protein — encoded protein: MRRPRIRITLIDRKGPCPCHRGHRVGDEWDFDSERGTLCPMAMHVAFLYIDILRYGGEIPGQPKGTAVFCCPDADTINVFKVERLTTDSPSKNSLPE